The following DNA comes from Deinococcus sp. Leaf326.
GTGGTCTGCGTGCGAAGGGAAAGCGACGGTTTGTGCGAACCACGGACGGTGGCCATGCCCTGYCGGTCTGCCCRAATCTGCTGGCGCGCCAGTTCGAAGTTGCGCAGCCGAATCAGGTGTGGGCGTCGGACCTGACGTTCCTGCCGACCAGAGAAGGCTGGNCTCCCTGAAACGGGAGCTGTACGAGGACGAGATCTTTGAGAGTCGTGCGTCTGCCCGTCAGGCCGTGTTCGAGTTCATCGAGGTCTTCTCCAACCGCCAGCGTCGYCATTCCACCCTAGGCGACTTGACGCCCCACGAGTTCGAACGGCAAGCTACGGCCGCTTAACTTCAGCTACGCAATATCGGGGCAAACCCAGGGCATGTCTATTACGCCGCTACAGGTTTGACCTATGGTCTTTGTGGTTGGTCGTTCCTTTGAGTGAGGATAACCTTATCTCAGAGCCAGAAAAAAGCCCCACCCCGCCCAGTCACGAGGTCTGGACTTGGGCGTACCAAAGAGTCAGGAGACGGTCTCTGGGATTCACCGAACCCGAGGA
Coding sequences within:
- a CDS encoding IS3 family transposase yields the protein QRIQDIHQRSKGRYGAPRIHAELQAQGQRVSRKRVARLMRDRGLRAKGKRRFVRTTDGGHALXVCPNLLARQFEVAQPNQVWASDLTFLPTREGW